One segment of Carya illinoinensis cultivar Pawnee chromosome 1, C.illinoinensisPawnee_v1, whole genome shotgun sequence DNA contains the following:
- the LOC122302254 gene encoding 60S ribosomal protein L37a-1-like, protein MTKRTKKAGIVGKYGTRYGASLRKQIKKMEVSQHSKYFCEFCGKFVVKRKAVGIWGCKDCGKVKAGGAYTLNTASAVTVRSSIRRLREQTES, encoded by the coding sequence ATGACCAAGAGAACAAAGAAGGCAGGTATTGTTGGAAAGTATGGTACCCGTTATGGTGCTAGTCTGCGAAAGCAGATTAAGAAGATGGAAGTCAGTCAGCATAGCAAATATTTCTGTGAATTTTGTGGGAAGTTTGTAGTGAAGAGGAAGGCTGTGGGTATTTGGGGCTGCAAAGACTGTGGAAAGGTCAAGGCAGGTGGTGCCTACACGTTGAACACTGCTAGTGCTGTGACCGTAAGGAGCTCTATCCGGAGGCTGAGGGAACAAACTGAGAGTTGA